The Syntrophobotulus glycolicus DSM 8271 DNA window GTCATTTTCGTCACCCATAACATTGTGGAATCAGTATTTTTATCGGATCGGGTTGTCGTTCTTTCTCCGCACCCCGGCAGGCTCTCCGCCATAGTCAATATTGATTTGCCGCGTCCCCGGGAAAACTCAATCCGGGAAACCCCTGAATTTTTTAAATATGTGGCCGAGATCAGAAGAAGCTTTGAGGGGGTGTGAAGGTGAACAAAAAGGAAAAAAGACAGGTGGGAATTGTTTGGATCATCGGGATAGCTGTTTTTTGGGAATTGTTATCTTTTCTTCTTGAACACGCTTTTCATGACAGTATGGCTTCCGCGAAGCTGCCCTATCTGCATACAATTGTGTCTACCTGGTTTGAAAATTGGGATATGCTGCTTGTTGCCGGGGCGGTGACATTCTCCCGGGCCGCAATCGGGTTTGCGTTAGGGGCGGCGGTGGGGATTATTCTGGCCGTGATCATGAGCTTGTCCAAGACAGCGGAGAGAATTGCTTTTCCGTACCTGATTATTTCTCAGATGATACCGGTTTTGGGATTGGCTCCGATTATTTTCAATATTGTCAGAGACATGGACCTGTCCAGAATCATGATCGCGGCCTATATCACCTTTTTCCCGGTTTCTGTAAATATGCTCAGCGGACTGAAAAGTGTCGAGCAGGAGAAAAAAGATTTGCTGTTCTCTATTGCCGCCAATAAATTTAAAATTTACGCGAAGCTAATGTTCCCATTCTCCCTGTCCTTTTTGTTTACAGGGTTAAAAATTGCCGCGCCAATGTCCGTTACTGCCTCAATACTGGTAGATATGTTAGGTTCTAAAAGTGGGATCGGCGTGAAGATGCTGTATTCTCTGTACTCCAACTCGACAGATATTTTCTGGGCTTCCGTGATGACAAGCGCTCTTATGGGAATCATCAGTTTTTATCTGGTTGTTCTTGCCGAAAGAATTTTACTGCCGTGGCAAACCATGAAGCCAAGGGAGGAGGGGGTTTAACCATGAAAATTGATTGGAAAAATTTATTATGGCCGGCCGCTTTCGGAATCA harbors:
- a CDS encoding ABC transporter permease, with protein sequence MNKKEKRQVGIVWIIGIAVFWELLSFLLEHAFHDSMASAKLPYLHTIVSTWFENWDMLLVAGAVTFSRAAIGFALGAAVGIILAVIMSLSKTAERIAFPYLIISQMIPVLGLAPIIFNIVRDMDLSRIMIAAYITFFPVSVNMLSGLKSVEQEKKDLLFSIAANKFKIYAKLMFPFSLSFLFTGLKIAAPMSVTASILVDMLGSKSGIGVKMLYSLYSNSTDIFWASVMTSALMGIISFYLVVLAERILLPWQTMKPREEGV